The proteins below come from a single Candidatus Paceibacterota bacterium genomic window:
- the pyrH gene encoding UMP kinase — protein sequence MRNNIFILSLGGSLIVPGEVDHEFLKAFVALIRKKTQTGNRFIIVCGGGGVNKLYNQAATKTRAMTNDELDWIGIYATRYNAEFIRILFSDLAYGKVAANPHKKFKTKKPVIIGAGYMPGWSSDYDAVYLAKTYGAKTVVNLSNIDYAYDKDPKTFPDAKIIENISWTDFRKIVGNEWKPRMNTPFDPIASKEAQKLKLKVIVMNGKNISNLENLIDGKDFKGTIVS from the coding sequence ATGCGAAACAACATTTTCATATTGTCGCTCGGAGGATCATTGATAGTGCCCGGTGAGGTAGATCATGAGTTCCTAAAGGCATTTGTCGCGCTGATCCGCAAAAAAACGCAAACGGGAAATAGGTTTATTATTGTCTGCGGAGGAGGGGGAGTCAACAAGCTCTATAACCAGGCAGCAACCAAAACAAGAGCAATGACCAACGACGAACTGGATTGGATCGGTATTTATGCGACCCGATACAACGCGGAATTCATCAGAATTCTTTTTTCGGACCTGGCCTATGGAAAAGTTGCCGCCAACCCTCACAAAAAATTCAAAACAAAAAAACCGGTGATCATCGGCGCGGGATATATGCCCGGATGGTCAAGCGATTATGATGCAGTATATCTGGCCAAAACATACGGCGCAAAAACAGTCGTAAACCTATCCAACATAGATTATGCATATGACAAAGACCCGAAAACATTCCCTGATGCGAAAATAATCGAAAACATAAGCTGGACCGATTTCAGAAAAATCGTGGGAAATGAGTGGAAACCGAGAATGAACACGCCCTTCGACCCGATCGCAAGCAAAGAAGCGCAAAAGTTAAAACTTAAAGTGATCGTGATGAACGGAAAGAATATCTCAAATCTCGAAAATCTAATTGACGGAAAAGATTTCAAAGGCACTATTGTCTCATAA
- a CDS encoding L-threonylcarbamoyladenylate synthase: MELLSLDLNNKEKYDDLISKAAFSLKSGKVLVYPTDTLYGLGANAFDAKAILNIFKIKRQDRSKPISIIARDIPMAKKIACIDSRVEKILKNIWPGPITIILRKKDIIPHILTANGETIGVRIPAFKFVNDLMSSIDFPITATSANISGEKNLLAPKDILSKFFQGENCPDVFIDAGKIRNPEPSTIIDLTTQTPKIVRIGVVGKEKMLDIFKKFI, encoded by the coding sequence ATGGAACTGTTGTCGCTGGATCTGAACAATAAAGAAAAATATGATGACCTTATAAGCAAAGCCGCCTTCTCTTTGAAAAGCGGCAAGGTTTTAGTGTACCCGACAGATACGCTATATGGACTCGGGGCAAACGCCTTTGACGCAAAAGCGATATTGAATATTTTCAAGATCAAGAGACAAGACCGGAGCAAGCCGATATCAATTATCGCAAGAGATATACCGATGGCAAAAAAAATAGCCTGCATAGATTCAAGGGTTGAAAAAATACTGAAGAACATCTGGCCGGGACCGATCACAATAATCCTAAGAAAGAAAGATATAATTCCTCATATACTGACGGCGAACGGCGAAACAATAGGAGTGAGAATACCTGCTTTCAAATTCGTAAACGACCTTATGAGCTCGATAGATTTTCCGATCACAGCCACAAGCGCCAACATATCAGGCGAGAAAAACCTTCTTGCTCCCAAAGATATCTTAAGCAAGTTCTTTCAAGGCGAAAATTGTCCCGATGTTTTTATTGATGCCGGAAAAATTAGAAATCCGGAGCCTTCAACGATAATTGACCTGACGACTCAAACGCCCAAAATAGTCAGAATAGGCGTTGTCGGTAAAGAAAAAATGCTAGATATTTTTAAGAAATTCATTTAG
- a CDS encoding MFS transporter, whose translation MSNIFVDHFLMHRLKREISELYATITIKDFAFSMMALYEPIFLFKQFNSISVVFLFYTIVYGMYFIFLPLGSKLAARYGFEHCMFYSIPFAIFYFLTLSQVPGHKELIILSIFLVTAYKILFWPAYHADFAHYSTSGYRGRALSMLSFVSTFSTIIGPIIGGYILSRFGFEVLYLTVSIISLASIIPLFTTKEQFQPHIFSYRKALERIFTPHDHYKRKDFWAYFGFGEEIIGAVAWPIFIFLIIEKYYLMGIIIGISTIALSFISLYVGKLSDTLDVGGRKKLLYSGEALRFISWFLRPFAANWLGVLLIDVLSSGSKIGINYPLMTSAYNKGDDHKGFLKYMTFFEMSLAMGKMLISFFALIITLLFAGYDMWLSLFSLAGFWSLLFICKYKKA comes from the coding sequence ATGTCCAATATTTTCGTAGATCACTTTTTAATGCACAGACTGAAACGGGAGATATCGGAGCTATATGCGACTATCACCATCAAGGACTTTGCATTTTCAATGATGGCGCTTTATGAACCGATTTTCCTGTTCAAACAATTTAATTCGATCTCTGTCGTTTTTTTGTTTTACACGATAGTCTATGGAATGTATTTTATCTTTCTCCCTCTGGGAAGCAAACTGGCGGCAAGATATGGTTTTGAGCACTGCATGTTTTACAGCATACCATTCGCGATATTTTATTTTTTGACATTATCCCAAGTTCCCGGACATAAAGAATTGATCATTCTATCCATATTTCTCGTTACTGCATATAAGATCCTTTTCTGGCCCGCCTATCACGCTGATTTTGCGCATTATAGCACTTCAGGCTACAGGGGAAGGGCGCTTAGCATGCTATCGTTCGTTTCCACCTTTTCGACGATAATCGGACCAATAATCGGCGGATATATCCTTTCAAGATTCGGATTCGAAGTCCTTTATCTCACAGTATCGATCATAAGCCTTGCGTCAATTATCCCGCTGTTTACTACGAAAGAACAATTTCAACCTCACATATTTTCATACAGAAAAGCCCTTGAGCGGATCTTCACTCCCCATGATCACTATAAAAGAAAAGACTTTTGGGCTTATTTCGGCTTTGGAGAAGAGATCATAGGAGCGGTCGCTTGGCCGATATTCATATTCCTGATAATTGAAAAGTATTACCTTATGGGTATTATCATAGGCATTTCAACTATTGCCCTTTCGTTTATATCGCTTTACGTCGGAAAACTTTCCGACACACTCGATGTGGGCGGCAGAAAAAAACTGCTCTATTCAGGCGAAGCTCTGAGGTTCATATCTTGGTTCCTGAGGCCGTTTGCGGCGAATTGGCTCGGTGTCCTGCTCATTGACGTTTTATCTTCAGGTTCGAAGATCGGAATAAATTATCCACTGATGACCTCTGCCTACAATAAAGGAGACGACCATAAGGGATTTTTGAAATATATGACTTTTTTTGAAATGTCATTGGCAATGGGCAAGATGCTGATCTCATTTTTTGCTTTAATTATTACACTCCTATTCGCGGGCTACGACATGTGGCTTAGCCTTTTCTCATTAGCGGGATTCTGGTCCTTATTATTCATTTGTAAATATAAAAAAGCATGA
- the porA gene encoding pyruvate ferredoxin oxidoreductase has product MKKKHYYKALTGGQAVAVAMKQINPDVVAAYPITPQTPIIETFAQFVADGKVDTELIDVESEHSAMSAVVGASAAGTRAMTATSSQGLALMAEIVYIASGSRLPIVMAVANRALSAPINIHCDHTDSMFLRDASWIQLYSENAQEAYDNTLIAVRLSEHDDVQLPVMVMQDGFITSHSVQNVLILDDAKAKKFIGPFNSHSPLLDMKKPVTIGPLDLFDYFFEHKYQQAEAMEKSKKVLKQIDSEYYKMTGRKYEFIEKYKTNDADYIIVVLSSTAGTAKVVVDNLRKAKKKVGLIKIRCMRPFPNNEIAKALSGAKEVAVLDRSISFGNYSPVFTEIRSSLYEVKRKPKLYNYIYGLGGRNIGLNDIENVYNDLMKHRNNDKIKYIGLRK; this is encoded by the coding sequence ATGAAAAAAAAGCATTATTACAAGGCACTAACCGGCGGACAAGCGGTTGCAGTGGCGATGAAGCAGATAAATCCCGACGTGGTTGCGGCATATCCTATCACTCCGCAAACACCTATTATCGAAACATTCGCTCAGTTTGTTGCTGATGGAAAAGTGGACACCGAACTCATAGACGTCGAATCCGAACATAGCGCAATGAGCGCCGTTGTCGGCGCATCCGCAGCCGGGACAAGGGCCATGACGGCAACTTCTTCCCAGGGACTTGCACTGATGGCTGAAATCGTTTACATTGCTTCCGGATCAAGACTTCCTATCGTGATGGCTGTTGCAAATCGGGCGCTTTCGGCTCCGATCAATATTCATTGCGATCACACAGATTCCATGTTCCTGCGAGATGCATCATGGATACAGCTATACAGCGAAAATGCCCAGGAGGCATATGACAACACGCTGATCGCAGTCAGACTTTCGGAACATGATGACGTTCAACTGCCGGTTATGGTCATGCAAGACGGTTTTATTACTTCTCATAGCGTTCAGAATGTCCTTATATTGGATGACGCCAAGGCAAAAAAATTCATCGGACCGTTCAATTCCCATTCGCCCCTGCTTGATATGAAAAAACCCGTTACCATCGGCCCGCTTGACCTGTTTGACTACTTTTTCGAGCACAAATACCAGCAAGCGGAGGCAATGGAAAAAAGCAAAAAAGTATTGAAGCAGATAGACAGCGAATATTACAAAATGACAGGAAGAAAGTATGAATTTATAGAAAAATATAAGACGAATGACGCAGACTATATCATAGTCGTATTGAGTTCAACCGCAGGAACCGCAAAGGTTGTCGTCGACAATCTCCGAAAGGCAAAAAAGAAAGTCGGACTCATCAAGATAAGGTGCATGAGGCCTTTCCCGAATAACGAGATCGCCAAAGCGCTCTCGGGCGCCAAGGAAGTTGCCGTATTGGACAGGTCTATATCATTTGGAAACTACAGTCCTGTGTTCACAGAGATCAGATCTTCACTTTACGAAGTTAAGCGCAAACCAAAGCTTTATAACTACATATACGGCCTTGGAGGCAGAAACATAGGACTAAATGATATCGAGAATGTATATAATGATTTGATGAAACACAGAAATAATGATAAAATAAAATACATAGGCTTAAGAAAATAA
- a CDS encoding amylo-alpha-1,6-glucosidase has protein sequence MQITHEYKNTKIVKNTDESTGLILGNDMGNYYYIANQDETRYQGFFYSDCKNVRNEFMVYKIIDSINMIDSGKLTEIRNGFFEVSRKYENGISEKYFLPNGHNALCIKTSRTSKAEIVLDIRHPYDSRLMGRFYEIEIKNDCALIKFTKRRDQNEDGLADKKEYSLYLAIKTDKEEYKSIGQFFSKYYQKDHKRNSTPWDRFVYKAVEIEFREAVLAVGRTQKEAMDEVLRVYKNFDKLYEKQADTVHKKLKFPKISDEEIKMAYLCAQNSIYTMLVEANMKKGAYAGLPWFFQFWTRDEAISLLEIHKLKEDLSLEIINKHIRSITGDGQLPKQRFYGASENVLKSADSLGWLMDRIKKLNDAKKLPEYLKLEIIDTIEKVIPDLMQKRTIDDLAINYNNETWMDSIERSGQRIEIQAGRLKIYKTLYELTRNDQYEILESELRKKVLSKFYENGILLDSPSDKTARPNAFIAAYLYPELLSNEQWETCFDKLLERLYLPWGGISTVDIKSDMFIAHDTGENSLSYHNGNSWYWINNLVALVLYRINAHKYSEYINSIMEANTKDILYEGIAGHHSEVSSAEKKTCSGCNAQLWSSAMYLEVFDEMLNS, from the coding sequence ATGCAAATAACGCATGAATACAAAAATACAAAAATAGTCAAAAACACCGATGAAAGCACGGGCCTGATCCTTGGAAATGACATGGGTAATTATTATTATATAGCCAACCAGGATGAAACAAGATATCAGGGGTTTTTTTATTCCGATTGCAAGAATGTCAGAAATGAATTTATGGTGTATAAGATCATCGATTCGATTAATATGATCGATTCCGGGAAATTAACCGAGATCAGAAATGGTTTTTTTGAAGTAAGCCGGAAATATGAGAATGGCATCAGTGAAAAATATTTTTTGCCTAATGGCCATAATGCACTTTGCATCAAGACAAGCAGAACAAGCAAAGCCGAAATAGTGCTTGATATCAGACATCCCTATGATTCCAGGCTAATGGGAAGATTTTATGAGATTGAAATCAAAAACGATTGCGCTCTCATAAAATTTACGAAACGCAGGGACCAGAACGAAGACGGACTTGCAGATAAAAAGGAATATTCGCTATATCTTGCCATTAAAACCGACAAAGAAGAATACAAGAGCATAGGCCAATTCTTTTCAAAATACTATCAAAAAGATCACAAACGCAATTCAACTCCTTGGGACAGGTTTGTTTACAAAGCCGTTGAAATTGAATTCAGGGAAGCGGTTTTGGCAGTCGGAAGAACCCAGAAGGAAGCCATGGACGAGGTTTTGAGAGTTTACAAGAATTTCGACAAATTATATGAAAAACAAGCCGACACTGTGCACAAGAAATTAAAGTTTCCGAAGATAAGCGATGAAGAGATAAAGATGGCATATTTGTGCGCGCAAAACTCCATTTACACAATGCTTGTTGAGGCTAATATGAAAAAGGGAGCATATGCGGGCCTTCCCTGGTTTTTCCAATTTTGGACCCGAGATGAAGCAATATCGCTCTTGGAGATCCATAAATTGAAAGAAGATCTTTCACTTGAGATCATAAACAAGCACATCAGGTCGATCACCGGCGACGGGCAATTGCCAAAACAAAGATTCTATGGAGCATCGGAAAATGTGCTGAAAAGCGCAGATTCGCTGGGCTGGCTGATGGATCGAATAAAAAAATTAAATGATGCCAAAAAACTTCCCGAATACCTTAAACTGGAGATCATAGACACGATCGAGAAGGTCATACCCGACCTGATGCAAAAAAGAACGATCGATGATCTTGCCATCAATTATAACAACGAAACCTGGATGGACAGTATCGAAAGATCCGGTCAAAGAATTGAGATACAGGCAGGAAGGCTGAAAATATACAAGACCCTATACGAACTGACTCGGAATGATCAATATGAAATACTTGAAAGCGAGTTAAGAAAAAAAGTCCTGAGCAAGTTTTATGAAAATGGCATCCTCCTGGATAGCCCTTCCGATAAAACGGCGAGGCCGAATGCGTTCATAGCGGCCTATTTATATCCCGAACTGCTGTCAAATGAACAATGGGAAACATGCTTTGATAAACTTCTTGAAAGGTTATATCTTCCGTGGGGAGGCATCTCCACCGTTGATATAAAAAGCGACATGTTCATCGCCCACGACACGGGAGAGAATAGTTTAAGTTATCACAATGGCAACAGCTGGTATTGGATAAACAACCTTGTTGCGTTAGTTCTGTATAGGATCAATGCCCATAAATATTCCGAATATATAAACTCGATCATGGAAGCTAACACGAAAGATATCCTCTATGAAGGCATAGCCGGACATCACAGTGAAGTAAGCAGTGCCGAAAAAAAGACATGCTCCGGATGCAATGCGCAATTATGGAGCAGTGCCATGTATCTCGAGGTTTTTGACGAAATGCTGAACAGCTGA
- a CDS encoding SemiSWEET family transporter, whose translation MNKTYINKIGWFASLMAVLMFSSYIDQIRLNLSGNKGSIILPIATTVNCISWSAYAMLKEKKDWPLFVCNAIGIVFGVITAITALV comes from the coding sequence ATGAACAAAACCTACATTAACAAGATCGGATGGTTTGCATCATTAATGGCGGTCTTGATGTTTTCATCATACATAGACCAGATACGCCTGAATTTATCCGGGAATAAAGGTTCGATCATCCTTCCCATTGCCACAACGGTCAATTGCATATCCTGGTCAGCCTATGCAATGCTCAAGGAAAAGAAAGATTGGCCGCTTTTTGTCTGCAATGCGATAGGAATTGTTTTTGGCGTCATCACTGCCATCACTGCTCTTGTCTAA
- a CDS encoding undecaprenyl-diphosphate phosphatase: MTDILQSIFLGIVQGASEFLPISSSAHLILIPKIFNWQDQGLAFDVALHLGTLFAVLTYFFNDWKQVIASSPLFKINKSPRLFDSLRSDPLFIIIISTIPGALSGILLEKNAESVFRNPILIAGTLFLGGLILFYADRTGKKNSNSITLKKGLVIGCAQAFAIIPGISRSGVTIAAALIMGFDRVSAARFSFLLSTPIILGAGIKELPVLMERGIDAGLISGIVFASLSGYLAIKYMISYLATRNYDLFVAYRIILAIFIFISFMNTQ, translated from the coding sequence ATGACGGACATTCTTCAGTCAATCTTTCTCGGAATCGTGCAGGGGGCTTCGGAATTTCTTCCGATATCAAGTTCCGCTCATCTGATCCTGATACCGAAAATATTCAATTGGCAAGACCAAGGCTTGGCTTTTGACGTAGCCTTGCATCTGGGTACGCTGTTTGCAGTTTTGACATATTTTTTCAACGACTGGAAACAGGTGATCGCTTCATCGCCGCTATTCAAGATCAATAAATCCCCGAGACTGTTTGATTCCCTGAGATCTGATCCGCTTTTTATTATCATCATTTCAACCATACCCGGTGCATTATCCGGGATCCTGCTGGAAAAGAATGCAGAATCTGTTTTCAGAAATCCGATCCTGATCGCAGGCACCCTGTTCCTTGGAGGTTTGATATTATTCTATGCCGATCGAACCGGCAAAAAGAATTCGAACAGCATAACGCTCAAAAAAGGATTAGTGATCGGATGCGCTCAGGCTTTTGCGATCATACCGGGAATATCCAGAAGCGGAGTCACCATAGCAGCCGCGCTTATCATGGGATTCGACAGAGTTTCCGCAGCACGATTTTCATTCCTGCTTTCAACACCGATCATCCTGGGAGCCGGAATAAAAGAACTTCCCGTGCTGATGGAGCGGGGGATCGATGCCGGACTTATTTCAGGGATCGTATTTGCATCACTGAGCGGATATCTTGCCATAAAATACATGATCAGTTATCTTGCAACGCGGAATTACGACCTATTTGTCGCATACAGGATCATTCTGGCAATATTTATCTTTATTTCATTCATGAACACACAATGA